A part of Drosophila bipectinata strain 14024-0381.07 chromosome 3L, DbipHiC1v2, whole genome shotgun sequence genomic DNA contains:
- the LOC108120769 gene encoding AF4/FMR2 family member lilli isoform X2 — protein MTSYANNDTTTSSSTTTSGGGGGAAAATTSPEASGAGGVATAADPSKAKGRDNLSIGRTVYGEEDDGREKADTTPENIKKIVEIMEGAEGSTSPISPSLSPRHVQLRHPVNPGFVGLGAAIDESSGKFCLGKPPPSPAERAASVQSRTNHHATGNKSSPAVERERERDDEENSSESNTTTTATKQALAFTIDHFDASENDAAAQAARYKNMMERFQNRHKRGASMSKLETDKDNTTTTTNTTSNSGRHSQRSSLDAGSSMADDISSLTAATPNSEQAPPTAVKMRVRDRSASRVRDASKRHSWSPRSSANGPEPPTAPAAAAARPASRSKLPPPPAAAKGTSNLVANRTANQFTPRSTAMQLALRQVEMLCPQPPLADGKSLAENDAVSEAGTYTLDGDNYTEEQKDLMNIDRNGKEAAAKLRPKQLPVKANRGSNVLEVNYYHETPLQEQKPQQLPPQRSSTGAYLDQLKSRVLRQQVPPSPPTPPSPAADVGCFTSVTTSGVLAKQRALDTHPKLTRHSHSLSTSQIDSSEYVSNEAKLRHTQALAGSATDRQKAEYRLNVFTTSTSQPAGHHQLPETPTTPTQGSEAALLQTAQTKQDWIQEWARNARARSLAQDVSGTSASRRKQQQQQQQHQQVQQLMTRSYNCSDTGGDSLTDDSLSLYNQQRQYAAAAKLNRSLAERYRLMGDCDYASDPALCSHGGQVMEPPYKPPKSPSKIPSPLHTLGRARSASRSRPPTDVYLEQTAAAISNLQQSLSRRSSVKSPAQGSPQHSLESTGMGAGAGGGYRRSPLHRALMTSSINEAQLQLLTSGEYLLKQLRRRKNSLEYDPGQEVEQPEPVAAPLSPLRRSSSFQQQQGQHPVRQARPNFQNLYTPPAARHAHALSTAHQQQQQQLKKSASSNNFEQAYSDYDNELQYYINDEDEMGTSGAYYSSNEEEEEVPEESQGSVPLSNTRMNKALLMRIERSKQRVAGGHTPAKPTSAPAGKLSVAQQSGAGVVACPNTPEMPRRGIKSAPRAAAPGSGNRNTRQSMPRETSLSRLAQQVPSSLANAKKQLLQTANAGVASNQRVQPKYLDISKYKPVQSNNFLRKNDSKSTLKPSDPMKRSPSASSMGLSRGDGTRASNRSVRSTVSAMNTSTTSLGGGNPGARASSSVRRDASVNKQKEAEMAMWKRRSTYDPMKAAAEDRRKKEEARRAQNQTQRQINDEGADEVPFERPSRSHYRRGQL, from the exons ATGACATCATACGCAAATAATGATACAACGACATCGTCATCCACAACAACatcaggaggaggaggaggagcagctgcAGCAACTACAAGTCCCGAAGCATCGGGGGCCGGGGGCGTGGCCACTGCAGCAGACCCATCCAAAgccaagggccgtgacaacttGTCAATTGGGAGGACAGTATACGGGGAGGAGGATGATGGACGCGAAAAGGCCGACACTACGCCGGAGAATATCAAGAAAATAGTGGAGATAATGGAAGGAGCCGAAGGCAGTACCTCCCCAATATCACCCTCTCTCTCTCCGCGGCACGTGCAGCTCCGACATCCGGTGAATCCTGGCTTTGTGGGTCTGGGGGCTGCCATCGATGAGTCCAGTGGCAAGTTCTGTCTTGGCAAGCCGCCACCATCACCGGCCGAAAGAG CGGCTTCAGTGCAAAGTCGAACGAACCACCACGCCACTGGCAATAAATCTTCACCAGCGGTGGAGCGGGAACGGGAACGGGATGATGAGGAGAACTCGAGCGAGTCGAATACCACAACGACGGCCACCAAACAGGCACTGGCCTTCACCATTGATCATTTCGATGCCTCGGAGAACGATGCAGCGGCTCAGGCGGCGCGCTACAAGAATATGATGGAACGCTTCCAGAATCGTCACAAGCGCGGCGCCTCCATGTCCAAGCTGGAGACGGACAAGGACAATACCACAACTACTACCAATACCACCTCAAATAGTGGCCGGCATTCGCAGCGGAGCAGCCTGGACGCGGGCAGCAGCATGGCGGATGACATCTCATCGCTGACAGCCGCCACACCCAACAGTGAACAGGCACCGCCGACGGCGGTGAAGATGCGGGTCAGGGATCGTAGTGCGTCCCGAGTGCGTGACGCCTCCAAGCGTCACAGTTGGTCGCCCAGGAGCTCGGCCAACGGTCCAGAGCCACCAACGGCTCCGGCCGCCGCCGCTGCACGTCCCGCCAGCCGTTCCAAGCTCCCACCTCCGCCAGCGGCGGCCAAGGGTACCTCCAATTTGGTGGCCAATCGCACAGCCAACCAGTTCACGCCACGCTCCACCGCCATGCAGCTGGCCCTGCGCCAGGTGGAGATGCTCTGTCCGCAACCCCCGCTGGCGGACGGCAAGTCGCTGGCCGAAAACGACGCGGTGAGCGAAGCGGGCACCTACACCCTCGACGGGGACAACTACACGGAGGAACAGAAAGATCTCATGAACATCGACAGGAATGGCAAGGAAGCGGCCGCCAAGCTGCGACCCAAACAGCTGCCGGTAAAGGCCAATCGGGGCAGTAACGTCCTGGAGGTGAACTATTACCATGAAACGCCGCTGCAGGAGCAGAAGCCACAGCAACTGCCGCCACAAAGGAGCTCCACAG GTGCCTATTTGGATCAGTTGAAGAGTCGCGTGCTACGCCAACAGGTGCCCCCATCGCCACCTACCCCCCCGTCGCCGGCGGCGGATGTGGGCTGCTTCACCAGTGTCACCACCAGCGGCGTGTTGGCCAAGCAGCGCGCCTTGGACACTCATCCCAAGCTCACCCGTCACTCGCACAGCCTGTCCACCTCGCAGATCGACAGCTCGGAGTACGTCAGCAACGAGGCCAAGTTGCGGCACACCCAAGCCCTGGCTGGTTCGGCCACCGATCGCCAGAAGGCCGAGTATCGCCTGAATGTGTTCACCACCAGCACCAGTCAGCCCGCCGGCCACCATCAGCTCCCCGAGACTCCGACCACGCCGACTCAGGGCTCGGAAGCGGCCCTGCTGCAGACGGCTCAGACCAAGCAGGACTGGATTCAGGAGTGGGCCCGGAATGCTCGAGCCCGCAGCTTGGCCCAGGATGTAAGCGGCACGAGTGCCAGTCGCCggaaacagcagcagcagcaacaacaacatcagcaaGTACAG CAACTTATGACACGCAGCTACAACTGCTCCGATACTGGTGGCGATTCCTTGACGGACGACAGCCTCAGCCTGTACAACCAGCAGCGCCAGTACGCCGCCGCTGCCAAGCTGAATCGTAGCCTAGCGGAGCGGTACCGACTGATGGGCGACTGCGACTACGCCAGCGATCCGGCGCTGTGCAGCCACGGTGGTCAGGTGATGGAACCACCCTACAAGCCGCCGAAGAGTCCGAGCAAGATACCTTCGCCGCTGCACACGCTGGGTCGTGCGCGCAGTGCCAGTCGCTCGCGTCCACCGACAGACGTCTATTTGGAACAGACGGCGGCGGCCATCAGTAATCTCCAGCAGTCGCTTTCGCGTCGGAGCTCAGTCAAGTCCCCGGCCCAGGGAAGTCCACAGCACAGCCTGGAGTCGACTGGCATGGGGGCAGGAGCAGGCGGTGGCTATCGGCGGTCGCCACTTCATCGGGCGCTCATGACCAGCAGCATCAACGAGGCGCAGCTGCAGTTGCTCACCAGCGGCGAGTATCTGCTGAAGCAGTTGCGGCGCCGCAAGAACTCGCTGGAGTACGATCCCGGCCAGGAAGTGGAGCAGCCGGAACCAGTTGCCGCCCCCTTGTCGCCGCTGCGTCGATCGAGCAGTTTCCAACAGCAACAGGGCCAGCATCCCGTGCGCCAGGCTCGTCCTAATTTCCAGAACCTCTATACACCGCCTGCTGcccgccacgcccacgccctGAGCACcgcccaccagcagcagcagcagcaactgaaGAAGTccgccagcagcaacaactttGAGCAAGCCTACAGCGACTACGACAATGAGCTGCAGTACTACATCAACGATGAGGATGAGATGGGCACCTCGGGCGCCTACTACTCCAGCAAcgaggaggaagaggaggtGCCGGAGGAGTCGCAGGGATCAGTGCCGTTGAGCAACACGCGCATGAACAAGGCGCTGCTGATGAGGATCGAGAGGAGCAAGCAGCGTGTGGCCGGAGGACATACACCGGCAAAGCCGACTTCCGCCCCGGCGGGAAAGCTCAGTGTGGCCCAGCAGAGTGGAGCCGGTGTGGTGGCCTGTCCGAACACCCCGGAAATGCCGCGTCGTGGCATCAAGAGTGCTCCGAGAGCAGCGGCACCCGGATCCGGTAATCGCAACACCCGCCAGTCCATGCCCAGGGAGACGAGTCTCAGTCGGTTGGCCCAGCAGGTGCCCAGTTCGCTGGCCAATGCCAAGAAGCAGCTTCTGCAAACCGCCAATGCCGGCGTAGCCTCTAACCAGCGGGTGCAACCCAAGTACTTGGACATATCCAAGTACAAGCCAGTGCAGTCAAACAATTTTCTGCGCAAGAACGACTCCAAGAGCACGTTGAAGCCATCTGATCCGATGAAGCGCAGTCCCAGTGCCTCCTCGATGGGCTTGTCTCGAGGCGATGGAACTAGGGCCAGTAACAGGAGTGTCCGAAGTACCGTCTCGGCGATGAACACCAGT